From Carcharodon carcharias isolate sCarCar2 chromosome 36, sCarCar2.pri, whole genome shotgun sequence, a single genomic window includes:
- the mrpl9 gene encoding 39S ribosomal protein L9, mitochondrial has translation MWRLGLRFLRPRGGGEAAGGGGGGGGRGRGFGFSSALRTVIVQRWWQVPLAKEGKPARLHPRRHRVYKLVEDTKQRPKEELELILTQTVPKLGGRGDTVFVKKSVGRNQLLPHGLAVYPSPENRAMFAEERRLLREGKPEERTQTRTGEMMVEFLKNSKLMVRMKNNVKWELTKELICRHFLKELRVFVPPEALKIPDEPITTWGEHWCEVMVNGIETVRMPMSVLNFERPKTRRYKEWLLHQQGQREEVEEQEGEEPAKVT, from the exons ATGTGGAGACTCGGCCTCAGATTCCTCCGGCCCCGGGGCGGCGGGGAGgcggcgggaggaggaggaggaggaggagggagaggccgAGGATTCGGATTCAGCTCGGccctg AGGACGGTCATCGTGCAGCGCTGGTGGCAGGTTCCGCTCGCCAAGGAGGGCAAGCCGGCGAGACTGCACCCCAGGAGGCACCGGGTCTACAAACTGGTGGAGGACACGAAACAGAGGCCCAAGGAGGAGCTGGAGCTGATCCTGACGCAGACGGTGCCCA AGCTCGGAGGCCGAGGGGACACGGTGTTTGTAAAGAAGTCGGTTGGCCGTAACCAGCTCCTTCCCCATGGCCTCGCCGTCTACCCCTCACCGGAGAACAGGGCCATGTTTGCAGAGGAGCGCAGG TTGCTTCGAGAGGGGAAACCAGAGGAGAGAACTCAGACCCGGACTGGAGAAATG ATGGTTGAGTTCCTGAAGAATTCCAAGCTGATGGTGCGGATGAAGAACAACGTGAAGTGGGAGCTGACAAAGGAGCTTATCTGTCGGCACTTCCTAAAGGAg CTCCGAGTGTTTGTGCCTCCAGAAGCCTTGAAGATTCCCGATGAACCGATCACGACCTGGGGAGAGCACTGGTGTGAAGTCATG GTGAATGGGATTGAAACCGTCCGCATGCCTATGTCAGTGCTGAACTTCGAGCGCCCAAAGACCCGGCGCTACAAGGAGTGGCTGCTCCAtcagcagggacagagggaggaggtggaggagcaggAGGGGGAGGAGCCGGCCAAAGTGACCTGA